In the genome of Dermacentor andersoni chromosome 3, qqDerAnde1_hic_scaffold, whole genome shotgun sequence, one region contains:
- the LOC140216319 gene encoding uncharacterized protein, with protein MSNTIQSLEARIDHLENHSRPCNLIIYGLPESEKEDTESLEQAVNEGYKLKNTEYSIGQDFSLRVREVRRKLWASAKTNREKHDKVSLAFDKLYINNVAYVWDENKNDKLLLQKNENNKPNRPLTRSCMQMQYKT; from the exons ATGAGTAACACAATTCAGTCACTTGAGGCGCGAATTGACCATTTAGAGAACCATAGCAGACCATGCAATTTAATCATTTATGGTCTTCCGGAATCTGAGAAAGAGGATACCGAATCACTTGAACAGGCCGTCAATGAAG GTTATAAACTAAAAAATACTGAATATTCTATTGGCCAAGATTTCTCGCTTAGAGTACGTGAGGTCAGAAGAAAGTTATGGGCAAGTGCAAAAACAAACCGTGAAAAGCATGATAAGGTTTCTTTGGCTTTTGATAAACTGTATATCAATAACGTGGCCTATGTGTGGGATGAGAACAAAAATGATAAATTACTTCTGCAAAAAAACGAGAACAACAAACCAAATCGCCCTTTGACGCGCAGTTGCATGCAAATGCAGTACAAAACTTGA